A window from Kluyveromyces lactis strain NRRL Y-1140 chromosome E complete sequence encodes these proteins:
- the PAA1 gene encoding polyamine acetyltransferase (similar to uniprot|Q12447 Saccharomyces cerevisiae YDR071C PAA1 Polyamine acetyltransferase acetylates polyamines such as putrescine spermidine and spermine may be involved in transcription initiation), with the protein MSSSLPLHVYIRPLTIEDCQASVELEAQGFPPEERAGKEKIEFRLKMCPELSSGLFIRDVKGTEILGEKLIGHIFGTKIPIPKNGTKELTFITNESMSFTQDDSSPVIGVHSVVIAPQHQKKNLATLLLTDYIQKMSNQEIGDRIVIIAHNELVPFYERIGFRSVGDNKDVISSNGKVWCNMVRELVKEEYET; encoded by the coding sequence ATGTCATCGTCATTGCCACTGCATGTTTATATTAGACCATTAACGATAGAAGATTGCCAAGCATCAGTAGAGCTAGAGGCACAAGGCTTCCCACCTGAAGAAAGGGCTGGAAAGGAGAAGATCGAATTCAGATTGAAGATGTGCCCCGAATTGAGCTCGGGTCTTTTCATTAGAGACGTTAAAGGCACTGAGATTTTGGGAGAAAAGTTGATTGGCCATATCTTTGGTACCAAGATCCCCATCCCAAAAAACGGTACCAAGGAATTAACTTTTATTACCAACGAAAGCATGAGTTTCACACAAGACGATTCTTCTCCTGTCATTGGAGTGCATTCTGTCGTCATTGCTCCACaacatcagaagaagaacctaGCTACTCTACTATTGACAGATTACATCCAAAAGATGTCTAACCAAGAAATCGGAGACAGAATTGTTATCATTGCCCATAACGAGCTGGTACCATTTTATGAAAGAATCGGGTTCAGATCTGTTGGTGACAATAAAGACGTCATCTCAAGCAATGGCAAAGTTTGGTGTAATATGGTTAGAGAATTGGTGAAGGAAGAGTATGAGACTTGA
- the FMP16 gene encoding Fmp16p (similar to uniprot|Q12497 Saccharomyces cerevisiae YDR070C FMP16 The authentic, non-tagged protein was localized to the mitochondria): protein MIQLTRVIKSSPVATQCLRRNFSASVMAGTTQKSKDPDQRMFDRNKKKLEELEHDSKTDDPNYKRPNLKSLKQKGKDAPIKQHRADDGVY, encoded by the coding sequence ATGATCCAATTAACCAGAGTTATAAAGTCTTCCCCAGTTGCTACCCAATGTTtgagaagaaacttctCAGCTTCTGTTATGGCAGGCACTACACAGAAGTCAAAGGATCCAGATCAAAGGATGTTCGATAGAAATAAGAAGAAGCTAGAAGAGTTGGAACACGATTCTAAAACCGACGATCCAAACTACAAACGTCCTAATCTAAAATCCTTGAAGCAGAAGGGTAAGGATGCCCCAATCAAACAGCATAGAGCAGATGACGGTGTCTATTAA
- a CDS encoding uncharacterized protein (similar to uniprot|P39944 Saccharomyces cerevisiae YER144C UBP5 Putative ubiquitin-specific protease that does not associate with the proteasome) yields the protein MLEHNSKLFCKSLSQLSAVASKVVAEDVEGEHFKQLLAKCIDTLSIYKSELRKLSCASKDTPPSQIYQLNETLYVYYKIVSQIASQVIPGLAEFQQIKMNSKKDSKDKELLEIYSRLVSALANDKQIGEVKRFIKNHSEEAAHDGTQHSYENGEFVSISQLHSLIRHDNDSSGILLVDIRPRMDFNDGHIKHNNVICIEPISFKESYTDSDILRKSLITASDREVDLFKNRDKFRLIVLYTDTDEHTKYYWQQLEVLQDILCNRSFDKPLHHTKVIVLQNGVNAWKEKYPMELKKIMESAISDIRTKPVEHNFHPMALSNNNNIEKANSPSHSQTTSFTHYPDAPFLTNGASIKTAGLVPNQLLPSTSNLTKALQQNDEGNSEPYKLQPNGIKNHRQESNNHANGTNCIVSSNGNNSVAKSGHPSINLDFAIGLVNLGNSCYLNCIIQCLLGCHELSYIFLTNSYRKHVNVNSRLGSKGLLANYFSQLVQKMYQQGKLQAYNNTNMESTAVHPTQFKLACGSINSLFKGKQQQDCQEFCQFLLDGLHEDLNQCGTNPPLKELSPEAEKMRETMPMRIASAIEWERYLTTDFSVIVDLFQGQYASQLRCKICAHTSTTYQAFSVLSVPVPRARSCTIYDCFKEFTKLETLEKDELWYCPYCKQRQPSTKQIIITRLPNNLIIHLKRFDNMMNKNNVFVNYPNELDLTGFWIDDYNGEMPKDNGVSLPLRGQKPPFNYRLFAVASHSGTLYGGHYTSFVDKGRVGWCSFDDVSWRKIRRKDEYITPNAYVLFYRRVNM from the coding sequence ATGCTCGAACATAACTCCAAGTTGTTTTGTAAATCACTTTCGCAGCTTTCAGCTGTAGCGTCGAAGGTTGTGGCTGAGGATGTTGAAGGTGAACATTTCAAGCAGCTCTTGGCGAAATGTATAGACACGTTGTCAATATACAAGAGCGAGCTGCGAAAACTTTCATGTGCTTCCAAGGACACACCACCATCGCAGATATATCAGTTGAATGAGACATTGTACGTTTACTATAAGATTGTGTCACAGATCGCATCTCAGGTTATTCCGGGGTTGGCCGAGTTTCAACAGATCAAGATGAATAGTAAGAAGgattcaaaagataaagaattGCTGGAAATTTATAGTAGATTGGTTTCTGCACTAGCGAATGATAAACAGATAGGGGAAGTGAAGAGGTTTATCAAAAATCACAGTGAGGAAGCTGCTCATGACGGTACTCAACACTCTTATGAGAATGGGGAATTTGTGTCAATTTCGCAGTTGCATTCACTAATACGGCATGATAACGACTCATCTGGCATTTTACTCGTTGATATTAGACCAAGGATGGATTTTAACGATGGTCATATAAAGCATAACAACGTTATTTGCATCGAACCGATCTcgttcaaagaatcataCACGGATTCTGATATCTTGCGTAAGTCATTAATCACTGCATCGGATAGAgaagttgatcttttcaagaatcGTGATAAGTTTCGACTTATTGTGCTTTACACAGACACTGATGAGCATACGAAATATTACTGGCAACAGTTAGAAGTTTTACAAGACATTCTTTGCAATAGATCATTTGATAAACCTTTACATCATACTAAGGTAATAGTTTTGCAAAATGGCGTAAACGCTTGGAAGGAGAAGTACCCCATGgagttgaaaaaaataatggaATCGGCAATATCTGATATTCGTACGAAGCCCGTGGAACACAATTTTCACCCTATGGCATTAtcaaacaataataatattgaaaaagcCAATTCACCGAGTCACTCTCAAACTACAAGTTTCACACATTATCCTGATGCTCCATTCCTTACTAATGGAGCTAGTATTAAAACTGCTGGATTGGTGCCTAATCAGTTGTTGCCATCTACCAGTAATTTAACGAAAGCGTTACAGCAGAACGATGAAGGAAATTCTGAACCTTACAAACTTCAACCAAATGGAATCAAAAACCACAGACAGGAAAGTAATAATCATGCGAACGGTACAAATTGCATTGTGAGTTCAAACGGGAATAACTCTGTTGCTAAATCTGGTCATCCTAGTATCAATCTGGATTTCGCGATTGGTTTAGTGAATTTAGGAAATTCATGCTATTTGAACTGCATAATTCAATGTCTTCTCGGTTGTCATGAGCTATCATACATATTTCTGACCAATTCATATAGGAAACATGTCAATGTGAACAGTCGATTAGGTTCCAAGGGTTTATTAGCGAATTATTTTTCACAACTAGTACAGAAGATGTATCAACAGGGGAAACTACAGGCTTATAACAATACTAATATGGAGTCAACGGCTGTGCATCCAACTCAATTCAAATTGGCGTGTGGCTCGATAAATTCACTGTTTAAAGGCAAGCAGCAGCAGGACTGTCAAGAATTTTGCCAATTTCTCTTAGATGGTTTACATGAAGATTTGAACCAATGTGGTACCAATCCTCCTCTTAAGGAATTAAGTCCAGAAGCTGAGAAAATGAGAGAAACCATGCCGATGAGAATTGCTTCAGCCATCGAATGGGAGAGATATTTGACGACAGATTTCAGTGTCATCGTGGATTTGTTCCAAGGCCAATATGCATCGCAGCTCAGATGTAAAATTTGTGCACATACGTCCACAACTTATCAAGCATTCTCTGTTCTTTCAGTACCAGTTCCCAGAGCAAGATCTTGCACAATTTACGACTGTTTCAAAGAGTTTACCAAGCTAgaaactttggaaaaagaCGAATTGTGGTATTGTCCTTATTGTAAACAGAGACAACCATCAACCAAacaaatcatcatcacaCGTTTGCCTAATAATTTAATCATTCACTTAaaaagatttgataataTGATGAATAAAAACAACGTTTTTGTCAATTATCCAAATGAACTAGACTTAACTGGCTTTTGGATCGACGATTACAATGGAGAAATGCCAAAGGATAACGGGGTTTCGTTGCCATTGCGTGGTCAAAAGCCACCCTTCAACTATAGACTCTTTGCTGTGGCGTCACATTCTGGCACGCTCTATGGTGGCCATTACACCTCCTTTGTGGACAAAGGCAGAGTTGGTTGGTGTTCTTTTGATGATGTCAGTTGGAGAAAAATTAGAAGGAAGGACGAATATATCACACCTAATGCATATGTGCTGTTTTACCGTAGAGTTAACATGTAA
- the DOS2 gene encoding Dos2p (weakly similar to uniprot|P54858 Saccharomyces cerevisiae YDR068W DOS2 Protein of unknown function green fluorescent protein (GFP)-fusion protein localizes to the cytoplasm): MDFLYEETATETADAVKVTKHDDKTDEAFQKFEDQVDEQLQKTSKAILGFVKEKDSLNFQIPENLGGTVTNKAQEMLGKLDDNLEKVEELTQGYWNTVSKKSFWSSMANTISTQFQEVLDFDAKEAEGSNKDTAFSSITDTKLKQLAIDKSIYLKYNAASLPKDFVIKEHFEEIQELLNKDSDLKSLHEDVVPAPLDDATFWNIYFTKKAEILNLASKKRDLLSAKEDLGKEQAIGWDDEEEDSEEEIIPSKTAKAKQDSNTGKETISSAKTESKAIKQEENDDEEDDDWE; this comes from the coding sequence ATGGATTTCTTATATGAAGAGACTGCAACAGAGACTGCAGATGCCGTTAAGGTGACAAAACATGATGATAAGACTGATGAGGCGTTTCAGAAGTTCGAGGACCAAGTGGATGAACAGCTCCAGAAAACTTCAAAGGCTATTTTAGGTTTTGTTAAAGAGAAGgactctttgaatttccaAATCCCTGAGAATTTGGGCGGTACCGTTACAAATAAGGCTCAAGAGATGTTGGGGAAATTGGATGACAACTTGGAGAAAGTTGAAGAGTTGACGCAAGGGTACTGGAACACTGTTTCTAAAAAATCATTCTGGTCGTCCATGGCGAATACCATATCTACTCAGTTTCAAGAAGTGCTTGATTTCGATGCCAAAGAGGCAGAGGGATCTAACAAGGATACCGCTTTTAGCTCAATTACAGACACAAAGTTGAAACAACTTGCCATAGACAAGTCaatatatttgaaatataatGCAGCAAGCTTACCGAAGGATTTTGTAATAAAGGAACATTTTGAAGAGATTCAAGAGTTATTAAACAAGGATTCGGACTTGAAAAGCTTACACGAAGACGTTGTCCCAGCACCTCTTGATGATGCAAcattttggaatatttaCTTCACTAAGAAGGCGGAGATTCTAAATTTGGCCTCAAAGAAGCGTGACTTATTAAGTGCCAAGGAAGATCTAGGTAAAGAACAAGCAATAGGATGggatgatgaggaagaggattcagaagaagaaattattcCTTCTAAAACTGCAAAGGCTAAACAAGACTCCAACACTGGTAAGGAGACTATTTCTTCTGCTAAAACTGAATCAAAAGCTATCAAGCAAGAGGAAAATgacgacgaagaagatgatgattgGGAGTAG
- the OCA6 gene encoding protein-tyrosine-phosphatase (similar to uniprot|Q6Q559 Saccharomyces cerevisiae YDR067C which is a model system for studying replication of positive-strand RNA viruses in their natural hosts) — MSLVTPLQFSCVQPRFYRGSYPAEINLPFLRTLRLNYIISLVPEPITNDPILAEFCEVEGIETVFIQCADDKKQKTKTKNKDEPKVKRKKKPVPIEYDVVIECIKFLIDKNHYPCYIHCSNSNTEVTSLVIACLRKLSYWSTVSIFNEYMTYTSSINIHERNFIENFNLEIDIQGVKPSDKVSWIIVRSKHNGATGSKQDKGAKHQNGKSDENLDLTPQLSASKDPLPTLRFHDD; from the coding sequence ATGTCATTGGTGACTCCCTTACAGTTTAGCTGTGTTCAGCCGAGATTTTACAGAGGATCATATCCGGCAGAAATTAACCTACCGTTTTTGAGGACCCTTCGACTCAACTATATTATATCTTTGGTACCTGAACCGATTACTAATGACCCTATTTTAGCTGAGTTCTGTGAAGTGGAGGGTATTGAGACGGTTTTTATACAATGTGCGGATGACAAGAAGCAGAAGACAAAGACAAAGAATAAAGACGAACCCAAggtgaaaaggaagaagaaacctgTACCTATAGAGTACGATGTGGTAATAGAATGTATCAAGTTTTTGATCGACAAGAACCATTATCCTTGTTACATCCATTGTTCGAACTCGAACACGGAAGTCACATCGCTAGTCATAGCATGTCTACGAAAGCTCTCTTATTGGAGCACTGTATCGATATTCAACGAGTACATGACATACACGTCTAGCATAAATATACATGAAAGAAACTTCATCGAGAACTTCAATCTGGAGATAGATATTCAAGGTGTGAAACCTTCGGACAAAGTGTCTTGGATAATAGTCAGATCTAAGCACAATGGGGCCACGGGTTCGAAACAGGATAAAGGTGCGAAACATCAGAACGGAAAGAGCGATGAGAACCTCGATCTAACACCGCAGCTATCCGCTTCAAAAGATCCTTTGCCAACACTTAGGTTCCATGATGATTGA
- the DDI1 gene encoding Ddi1p (similar to uniprot|P40087 Saccharomyces cerevisiae YER143W DDI1 DNA damage-inducible v-SNARE binding protein contains a ubiquitin-associated (UBA) domain may act as a negative regulator of constitutive exocytosis may play a role in S-phase checkpoint control) yields the protein MNITVTYEHSDDVLGPFELSEDMSLIDLFALIDFKEESQIIFHNMKQLDTKNTNITLKEAGLQNHDMLLIKPKNPASSQAAFGQPQEIDLTDEQYIEQFRTFLLENPSMAQEMGLPNLEHMINNKTQFHQLLGPVLLSRRGERSNNPFGIPNSEYSRLMSNPDDPVNQARISELTNQHEIDEQLRYAMEYTPESFTQVSMLYIKLEINGHPVKAFVDSGAQQTIMSTKLAERTGLTSLIDKRFSGIAQGVGTGKILGRIHTTQIKIHDVFLPCSFTVLDTPMEMLLGLDMLRRHQASIDLKNNVLRISDVETPFLPESEIPKDSLHALTTPAADEVRKAALKRDSSSGKNAMTGDANKVKQPKIPSSTTNQTVPSFAESDIKKLVDLGFSRKEAINALNKTGGNVDYAASLLFQ from the coding sequence ATGAACATCACCGTCACTTATGAGCACTCTGATGATGTCCTTGGACCTTTTGAATTGAGTGAAGATATGTCGCTTATCGACCTTTTCGCATTGATAGACTTTAAAGAGGAATCTCAGATCATATTTCACAACATGAAGCAACTTGACACTAAGAACACGAATATAACTTTGAAAGAGGCTGGCTTACAAAACCATGATATGCTTTTGATAAAACCTAAGAATCCCGCTAGTTCCCAGGCAGCTTTCGGTCAACCTCAGGAGATCGATTTGACGGATGAACAGTACATTGAACAGTTCAGGACTTTCCTATTAGAGAATCCAAGTATGGCTCAAGAGATGGGTCTTCCAAACTTAGAACATATGATAAATAATAAAACccaatttcatcaactaCTAGGTCCGGTGTTACTTTCCAGACGTGgtgaaagatcaaataaCCCATTCGGTATCCCAAATTCTGAATACTCAAGATTAATGAGCAACCCTGATGATCCTGTGAATCAAGCACGGATTTCGGAGTTGACCAACCAACATGAGATTGATGAGCAATTACGATATGCGATGGAATATACTCCGGAGTCTTTTACCCAAGTGTCAATGTTGTATATAAAATTAGAAATCAATGGCCACCCAGTCAAAGCGTTCGTTGATTCTGGTGCTCAACAGACTATAATGTCAACAAAATTGGCAGAAAGAACAGGGTTGACCTCTCTAATTGATAAAAGGTTCAGTGGTATAGCTCAGGGTGTTGGTACGGGCAAAATTCTCGGGAGAATCCATACGACTCAAATCAAAATCCACGACGTGTTCTTGCCTTGTAGTTTTACCGTACTTGACACTCCAATGGAAATGTTGTTGGGTTTGGACATGTTAAGAAGACATCAGGCATCTatagatttgaagaacaatgtATTGAGAATATCAGATGTTGAGACCCCATTCTTGCCTGAATCTGAAATTCCAAAGGACTCCCTTCATGCACTGACAACTCCAGCAGCTGACGAAGTAAGAAAGGCAGCGTTGAAGAGGGACTCATCTTCAGGAAAAAATGCTATGACTGGCGATGCAAACAAAGTCAAGCAGCCAAAGATTCCAAGTTCTACCACAAATCAAACTGTTCCATCGTTCGCAGAATCAGACATAAAAAAATTAGTGGATCTTGGTTTCTCTAGGAAAGAAGCTATCAATGCATTGAATAAAACTGGTGGAAACGTGGACTATGCAGCTTCCcttttgtttcaataa
- the MAG1 gene encoding DNA-3-methyladenine glycosylase II (similar to uniprot|P22134 Saccharomyces cerevisiae YER142C MAG1 3-methyl-adenine DNA glycosylase involved in protecting DNA against alkylating agents initiates base excision repair by removing damaged bases to create abasic sites that are subsequently repaired): MKRTRDDILKVDVDQEYLDQHIDSFRDGIEHILTIDPTLKEIIEHSPFTMFLKENVAKDSMDLYFNKLAGSIISQQISGAAAKNIRGRIVDMFDGTFPNYQTLHETFQDSKKKQAFKECGLSQRKLMYIESLVGYFFNNEDSIKDLFAFADDDKIIEELVANIKGIGPWSAKMFLVTGLHRLNVFAAEDLGIARGCSRYLEQRPEILKKLHSKRTLIKKSKIKHKSFKWKIHDEDVVELCGDLFSPHRTLFMFVLWRMSDTNMEVVINNEKRFMSK, from the coding sequence atgaaaaggACAAGGGATGATATCCTCAAGGTGGATGTGGACCAAGAATATCTGGATCAGCACATTGATTCATTCCGTGATGGAATAGAACATATCTTAACTATTGACCCCACattaaaagaaatcattgagCATAGTCCTTTCACCATGTTTCTCAAGGAAAATGTGGCCAAGGATTCGATGGACCTTTATTTTAATAAATTGGCAGGTAGCATCATTTCACAGCAGATCAGTGGTGCAGCTGCGAAGAATATTCGAGGCAGGATCGTAGATATGTTTGATGGAACTTTTCCTAATTATCAGACACTGCACGAAACATTCCAAGActcgaagaagaaacaagcTTTTAAGGAATGTGGGTTATCTCAAAGGAAGCTGATGTATATTGAGTCCTTGGttggatattttttcaataacgAGGATTCTATAAAAGATCTCTTTGCCTTTGCAGACGATGATAAAATCATCGAAGAGCTAGTCGCAAATATCAAGGGTATCGGACCGTGGTCAGCGAAGATGTTTTTAGTTACAGGTTTACATCGCTTAAATGTATTTGCAGCTGAAGATTTGGGAATCGCAAGGGGATGTTCAAGGTACTTGGAACAACGACCAGAGATCTTAAAGAAGCTTCACAGCAAGCGGACTCttatcaagaaatcaaaaataaagcACAAGAGTTTCAAGTGGAAAATCCACGATGAAGACGTGGTTGAGCTCTGTGGTGATTTATTTAGCCCCCATAGAACGTTATTTATGTTCGTTCTTTGGAGAATGTCGGATACTAACATGGAAGTTGTCATCAATAATGAGAAAAGGTTTATGTCGAAGTAA
- the COX15 gene encoding Cox15p (similar to uniprot|P40086 Saccharomyces cerevisiae YER141W COX15 Protein required for the hydroxylation of heme O to form heme A which is an essential prosthetic group for cytochrome c oxidase): MFRTLVLGGRGLSGIRISSRGLMTRSISNLVKTKNVIPTVALKRALPTVSMAYFHTRSIVREAVQVSQTTGNGITTATASTAKQAKSKPLLNSSKVVGYWLVGTSILVFGIVVLGGLTRLTESGLSITEWRPVAGTLPPLNQQEWENEFTKYKSSPEFKQLNSHITLDEFKFIFFMEWIHRLWGRAIGAVFILPAVYFAVARKTSPHVNKRLFGLSALLGLQGFIGWWMVKSGLDETQLKERKSKPTVSQYRLTTHLGTAFMLYMGMLWTGFEILREAKWVKNPSEALVLFSKLDNPALAPLRRSALGLLALTFVTAMSGGLVAGLDAGLIYNTFPHMGDDWVPSKRELIDENFARKEDKSDMFWRNMLENPTTVQLNHRILATTTFFAVFAFHMYCNRNKAIIPKQVLRTAHGMMGLATLQVTLGIFTLLYLVPIPLASAHQAGALALLTGSLLFASQLRKPRAAIRILTGGLYTQQQKASSKILTEASKLAK; encoded by the coding sequence ATGTTCAGAACTTTGGTTCTTGGAGGCAGAGGCCTCAGCGGTATTCGCATAAGTTCCCGTGGTTTAATGACCcgttcaatatcaaatttgGTAAAGACAAAGAATGTGATTCCCACTGTTGCTCTTAAGAGAGCTTTGCCAACAGTTTCAATGGCGTATTTCCATACCAGATCTATTGTCAGGGAAGCTGTACAGGTATCGCAAACTACTGGTAATGGTATAACAACAGCTACGGCATCCACGGCTAAACAAGCTAAGTCAAAACCCTTGctaaattcatcaaaagtGGTAGGGTACTGGTTAGTTGGTACTTCAATTCTTGTGTTTGGTATTGTCGTTCTCGGGGGGTTAACCAGACTTACTGAATCTGGGTTATCTATTACAGAATGGAGACCTGTCGCTGGTACTTTACCACCCTTGAACCAGCAGGAATGGGAAAATGAATTCACCAAGTATAAAAGTTCTCCAGAATTTAAACAGTTGAACTCTCATATTACCTTGGATGAATTCAAGTTCATTTTCTTTATGGAATGGATTCATAGACTATGGGGCCGTGCTATCGGTGCTGTATTCATTCTGCCTGCTGTCTACTTTGCTGTCGCTAGGAAGACATCACCTCATGTTAATAAAAGATTGTTTGGTTTATCAGCACTACTAGGTTTACAAGGTTTTATCGGTTGGTGGATGGTCAAGTCTGGTTTGGATGAAACacaattgaaggaaagaaagTCCAAACCGACTGTCTCACAGTACAGATTGACTACACATTTGGGTACCGCTTTCATGTTATATATGGGTATGCTCTGGACCGGGTTTGAGATCTTGAGAGAGGCCAAATGGGTTAAAAACCCATCCGAAGCTCTTGTTTTATTCTCAAAACTAGATAACCCAGCACTAGCTCCATTGAGAAGATCTGCACTTGGTCTACTAGCTTTGACCTTTGTTACTGCGATGTCTGGGGGTTTGGTTGCTGGTCTGGATGCTGGTCTAATCTACAATACTTTCCCTCACATGGGTGATGATTGGGTACCAAGTAAACGTGAATTAATCGACGAAAACTTTGCTAGAAAAGAAGACAAGAGTGATATGTTTTGGAGAAATATGTTGGAAAACCCAACTACGGTTCAACTGAATCATAGGATTTTGGCTACAACCACTTTCTTCGCTGTGTTTGCATTCCACATGTACTGTAACAGAAACAAGGCTATCATTCCTAAACAAGTTCTACGTACTGCTCATGGTATGATGGGTCTTGCCACTTTACAAGTCACTCTAGGTATTTTTACCTTGTTATATTTGGTTCCAATCCCTCTAGCTTCTGCTCACCAAGCTGGTGCCTTGGCATTATTGACAGGTTCATTGTTGTTTGCTTCTCAATTGAGAAAACCAAGAGCCGCAATTAGAATCCTCACCGGTGGACTCTATACACAACAGCAAAAGGCCTCTTCTAAAATCTTAACTGAGGCTTCCAAACTTGCGAAGTGA